The Cydia fagiglandana chromosome 4, ilCydFagi1.1, whole genome shotgun sequence genome has a window encoding:
- the LOC134663848 gene encoding protein tilB, producing the protein MVRITVDMVRGKAEHHDRLLAPLEEIALHQENIEKIEYIQDWCPKLKILLMQNNLIAKIENLNKLKHLNYLNLALNNIEIIENLERCESLEKLDLTLNFIGEIVSVESLTGLYNLQILYLTGNPCTDYDNYRDFVIGTLPQLSYLDGVEIERSDRIKALQNLPVIRQDILFEQNEYRHRRRKQKARLEHEIKDKWENEYKDMDPEERNKKFYAEKCEHSPEVRYEMEHMRQLKLKSYEPEKKQEEKRRYKFFAPDGRPFNINQAKIPFVFSDSDPEKFVLDLAVYKHLDTSLIDVDVQPNYVRATIKGKLFQLHLPEEVSTTNSMAQRSQITGHLVVTMPRLNVDIKAQMAQKKEVTKKAQLYTEHHVTDCRESSGQSKREFLEIGPSDKVLDLSKMTLQKKAPDYIDPRLKRKLKEPSPDFIDNPEVPDLI; encoded by the coding sequence ATGGTTCGAATAACAGTGGATATGGTTCGCGGGAAGGCAGAACACCATGACCGGCTCTTGGCGCCGCTCGAGGAGATCGCCCTTCACCAGGAGAACATAGAAAAGATAGAGTACATCCAGGACTGGTGTCCCAAGCTTAAGATCCTGCTCATGCAGAACAACCTCATAGCCAAGATAGAAAACTTGAACAAACTCAAACACCTCAACTACCTCAACTTAGCTCTCAATAACATAGAAATTATAGAAAATCTGGAGCGATGCGAATCATTGGAAAAACTTGACTTAACACTCAACTTTATCGGGGAAATAGTCAGCGTCGAAAGCCTTACAGGTTTGTATAATCTTCAAATCTTATATCTTACCGGAAACCCCTGCACGGACTATGATAACTATCGGGACTTCGTAATCGGAACTCTTCCCCAGCTGAGCTACCTTGACGGAGTTGAAATAGAACGGTCAGATCGCATTAAAGCCCTGCAAAATCTACCCGTCATAAGACAAGACATATTGTTTGAACAAAACGAGTACAGACATCGGCGTAGAAAGCAAAAAGCTCGACTAGAACACGAAATAAAAGACAAATGGGAAAACGAGTACAAAGATATGGACCCAGAAGAGAGAAATAAGAAATTTTACGCAGAAAAATGTGAGCATTCCCCTGAGGTCCGCTATGAGATGGAGCATATGCGGCAACTGAAACTGAAAAGTTATGAACCTGAAAAGAAACAGGAGGAAAAAAGGAGGTACAAATTCTTTGCTCCCGATGGAAGGCCATTCAACATAAATCAAGCTAAAATACCGTTCGTATTCTCCGATTCTGACCCTGAAAAATTCGTGTTAGACCTAGCTGTGTACAAACACTTAGACACCAGTTTAATTGATGTGGATGTCCAGCCAAATTATGTTCGGGCTACGATTAAAGGAAAGTTATTTCAGCTCCATCTACCGGAGGAGGTGAGCACTACTAACTCAATGGCACAACGCTCGCAGATAACCGGCCACCTTGTCGTAACTATGCCACGATTAAATGTAGACATAAAAGCACAGATGGCGCAGAAAAAGGAAGTTACAAAAAAGGCTCAACTGTACACGGAACATCACGTAACCGACTGCCGCGAGAGTTCAGGTCAGTCTAAAAGAGAATTTCTAGAAATAGGCCCCTCTGATAAGGTTCTCGACCTGTCTAAAATGACTTTACAAAAGAAAGCGCCAGATTATATCGATCCGAGGCTAAAACGGAAGCTAAAAGAACCTTCACCTGATTTTATCGATAATCCAGAGGTTCCTGATCTTATCTAA